A section of the Candidatus Neomarinimicrobiota bacterium genome encodes:
- a CDS encoding MarR family winged helix-turn-helix transcriptional regulator, with product MSQAMHAMGRRLKANAEAREINMSLDQWMVMIHLWKKDGIPQNQLCHDTMKSKGSITRLIDTLEKKNFVVRVTSEVDSRVKLVYLTHEGKRFSNDMIEVMLATRDEAVDGINDTDISTTKRVLRNICNNLNKQK from the coding sequence ATGTCTCAGGCTATGCACGCTATGGGAAGGCGTCTCAAAGCCAATGCTGAAGCGAGGGAGATAAATATGTCCTTAGATCAGTGGATGGTCATGATTCATTTATGGAAGAAAGATGGTATTCCCCAAAATCAGCTGTGCCATGACACAATGAAAAGTAAAGGGAGCATCACCAGATTGATTGATACTCTTGAGAAGAAAAACTTTGTAGTGCGTGTTACCAGTGAAGTTGATTCTCGCGTGAAACTTGTCTATTTAACTCATGAAGGAAAGAGATTCTCTAATGATATGATAGAGGTGATGCTTGCAACCAGAGATGAAGCCGTTGATGGGATTAATGATACGGATATCAGTACTACAAAAAGGGTGTTGCGCAATATTTGTAATAACTTGAATAAACAGAAATAA
- a CDS encoding glutathione peroxidase, with product MYRISVRGLVVTLMLATPFVLLRAMFTSRVLSPDENVSPKTSIYEYSANLIDGKEISLEQFKGKKMLFVNVASKCGYTPQYKGLQKLHEELGDKVAILGFPANNFFRQEPGTNEEIFEFCSLKYSVTFTMFAKISVKGKDKHPIYQWLTHPKLNGWNDQDPTWNFCKYLVDEEGKLVKFYKSGVKPLSEEMRSDILK from the coding sequence ATGTACAGAATATCAGTGCGAGGACTGGTTGTAACGCTCATGCTAGCAACTCCTTTCGTTTTGTTACGCGCCATGTTCACCAGCAGGGTGCTCAGTCCGGATGAAAATGTCAGTCCCAAAACATCCATCTATGAATATTCCGCGAACCTTATTGATGGCAAAGAGATATCGCTGGAACAGTTCAAAGGGAAAAAGATGCTCTTTGTGAACGTCGCCTCGAAGTGTGGCTATACCCCTCAATATAAAGGGTTGCAAAAATTGCACGAAGAACTTGGAGACAAGGTGGCCATTCTAGGATTTCCGGCCAACAATTTTTTCAGGCAGGAACCGGGGACGAATGAAGAGATCTTCGAATTTTGCTCGCTGAAGTATAGTGTTACGTTTACCATGTTCGCAAAGATTTCAGTGAAGGGAAAAGATAAACACCCCATCTATCAGTGGCTGACACATCCGAAGCTTAACGGCTGGAATGACCAGGATCCCACCTGGAATTTTTGTAAGTATCTGGTAGATGAAGAAGGGAAGCTTGTGAAGTTCTATAAATCAGGTGTTAAGCCTCTCTCGGAAGAGATGAGATCGGATATCCTTAAATAA
- a CDS encoding lysophospholipid acyltransferase family protein, translating to MIDPLRMIWIGLNMGAIFILCAPFDLLLNILFRRRRPWFLIWFWSRWVFLMGGIRFKVKGKENLVPGEKYVFMSNHTHEVDIALLYLALKRDIVFVSKGEFKKVPFVGWYATLRGHIFIDRSNPAGAQYTIMRAAEKLRRQLRSVVIFPEGTYFKDGRIRPFMPGGAVLAMQTGMKVAPVAIHSKANIDSLLIKGTWKNPLRVIIGEPFSVAGKSFEDRYDVTEKVRNTVLALIDNVSSSDHSGGISSNGDKVKA from the coding sequence ATGATCGATCCTCTGAGAATGATTTGGATCGGGTTGAATATGGGCGCGATCTTTATTCTTTGTGCCCCTTTCGATCTGTTGCTGAATATTCTGTTTCGTCGCCGCCGCCCCTGGTTTCTAATATGGTTCTGGTCACGGTGGGTTTTCCTTATGGGGGGGATTCGCTTCAAAGTGAAAGGTAAAGAGAACCTTGTTCCGGGGGAGAAATATGTTTTTATGAGCAATCACACCCATGAAGTGGATATAGCACTTCTCTATCTGGCCTTGAAGCGGGACATTGTTTTTGTGTCTAAAGGAGAGTTCAAAAAAGTTCCGTTTGTCGGCTGGTATGCGACTTTAAGAGGCCACATCTTCATCGACCGCTCCAACCCCGCAGGTGCGCAGTACACTATCATGCGGGCGGCGGAAAAACTGAGACGCCAGCTCAGGTCCGTGGTTATCTTTCCTGAGGGCACCTATTTCAAAGATGGGCGTATAAGACCTTTCATGCCCGGTGGAGCCGTGCTTGCCATGCAGACAGGCATGAAAGTGGCTCCTGTTGCCATCCATTCAAAGGCCAATATTGACAGCTTACTCATTAAGGGAACCTGGAAGAATCCTCTAAGGGTTATCATTGGGGAGCCATTCTCTGTTGCGGGAAAGAGTTTTGAAGACAGGTACGATGTGACTGAAAAGGTTCGCAACACCGTACTTGCTCTAATTGATAATGTTTCCTCTTCAGATCATTCTGGCGGTATATCCTCCAATGGAGACAAGGTGAAGGCGTGA
- a CDS encoding TonB-dependent receptor, whose translation MKTLKLHIVLTILSLYSFAWAQSSRINGFITDEETGEVLMGANVFFLETGEGMATDMNGYYVLDGIPPGGYTFLVSYLGYEEYREKFTFKDGEVLNRNIALIPIVIETEGVVVEGEKIQRKVNIQPGKVSLNPRQIKAYPALAEPDIFRAIQALPGVLTSSEFSTGLIIRGGNTDQNLILLDGITVYNPSHLGGVFSNFIVDAVKEAELIKGGYNAEYGGRLSAVLNVISREGNRKKFDASANVSLLSTQTTMEGPFYNGAWLLAMRRTYIDKALELANDLNLTTTKVPYYFYDIQGHVFSDLSTRDRISLSFYGGLDDFYFDDLGFNAQWGNQTFSLAYRKLFSDLLIGNFLVASSQFKTLFGLGGESGLVNDNVIDDQTMSANFTYFHSKDNTLKFGFQAKRLGFDYVSSFGDTTLFRINRSPYEMGLYLKTKMPFGEKVIFEPGIRLNTYTDQTDILFPDFRLGVKYLVTDDRYINFAVGNYHQFIQTVQDDYNPTILDFWVAIDSSVGAGASQQIVLGYEEYIGGSYKIQVEGYYKNLQNMLTFVETRASTDEQLANEQVSDNFAPSDGSAYGLEVFTQKMMGRLTGWLAYTYSISRKTLDNRAYFTNWDRRHAFNVIGNYNINEKWDLNWKWTYQSGQAFTPILGYFLEDLDYGVSGAGTINFKTIPGTRNSGRYPPFHRLDFSMVRHIQTNKFEKLDFYFQIINAYDRQNIFRYAYTSGSAFNGLDDDGDWDVESHDTNKNGKPDPGEPNVDEPDEGKVIRNDISVFPLILTIGLSIDF comes from the coding sequence GTGAAAACTTTAAAGCTCCACATTGTGTTAACTATTCTTTCTCTCTACTCCTTTGCATGGGCTCAATCTTCGCGCATAAACGGCTTTATCACCGATGAAGAGACAGGAGAAGTTCTCATGGGTGCGAATGTTTTTTTCCTGGAAACCGGTGAAGGGATGGCTACAGACATGAACGGTTACTACGTCCTTGATGGCATCCCTCCCGGTGGATATACTTTTCTTGTCAGTTATCTCGGCTATGAAGAATATCGTGAAAAATTCACCTTTAAAGATGGTGAAGTTTTGAACCGTAATATTGCTCTGATACCAATAGTTATCGAGACTGAAGGAGTAGTTGTGGAAGGGGAGAAAATTCAGCGTAAAGTCAATATCCAGCCGGGCAAAGTGAGCCTGAATCCTCGCCAGATAAAGGCCTACCCTGCCTTGGCGGAGCCGGACATTTTCAGAGCTATCCAAGCCCTTCCTGGTGTCCTTACCTCCTCGGAATTCAGCACAGGTCTTATAATAAGAGGTGGTAATACTGATCAGAATCTCATTCTTTTGGATGGCATTACTGTTTATAACCCATCGCACTTAGGCGGAGTTTTTTCCAACTTTATTGTGGACGCTGTAAAAGAGGCAGAGCTCATCAAAGGGGGATACAACGCTGAATACGGTGGCAGGCTTTCAGCTGTACTTAACGTTATCAGTAGAGAAGGGAACCGAAAAAAATTCGATGCAAGTGCTAACGTATCCTTGCTTTCAACTCAGACCACCATGGAGGGACCATTCTACAACGGAGCATGGCTTTTAGCCATGCGCCGAACCTACATAGATAAAGCGCTTGAGTTAGCCAATGATCTCAACTTAACTACCACAAAGGTGCCTTATTACTTTTATGATATCCAGGGCCACGTCTTTTCGGATCTTTCAACAAGGGACAGAATCAGCCTCAGTTTTTATGGTGGACTTGACGATTTTTATTTTGATGATCTCGGTTTCAACGCCCAATGGGGTAACCAAACATTCAGTCTTGCCTACCGGAAACTGTTTAGCGATCTCCTCATCGGGAACTTTCTTGTGGCCTCAAGCCAGTTCAAAACACTGTTTGGATTGGGTGGTGAATCGGGGCTTGTCAATGACAATGTTATTGATGACCAGACAATGTCGGCTAATTTTACTTATTTTCATAGCAAAGATAATACCTTGAAGTTCGGCTTCCAGGCTAAAAGGCTTGGTTTTGATTACGTCAGTTCATTTGGGGACACCACTCTTTTTAGAATTAATAGGTCTCCTTATGAGATGGGACTTTACCTGAAAACAAAAATGCCCTTTGGAGAAAAAGTTATCTTTGAACCAGGGATCAGATTGAACACATACACCGATCAGACTGACATTCTTTTTCCTGATTTCAGGCTCGGAGTCAAGTATCTGGTAACAGACGACCGTTATATCAACTTTGCTGTTGGTAATTATCACCAATTCATTCAGACTGTTCAGGATGATTATAATCCTACAATCCTCGACTTTTGGGTTGCCATTGACTCAAGCGTTGGTGCTGGTGCTTCTCAGCAAATAGTGCTTGGTTACGAGGAATACATTGGTGGCAGTTATAAGATTCAAGTGGAAGGATATTATAAAAATCTACAAAACATGCTGACATTTGTTGAAACTAGGGCTTCTACCGATGAACAGCTTGCGAATGAACAGGTGTCTGATAATTTTGCACCCTCTGATGGGAGTGCGTACGGTCTGGAAGTTTTTACTCAGAAAATGATGGGTAGATTGACTGGATGGCTTGCCTATACATATTCCATCTCTAGAAAAACTCTTGATAACAGAGCTTATTTTACCAATTGGGATCGGCGGCATGCCTTTAATGTCATTGGCAACTATAATATCAATGAAAAATGGGATCTTAACTGGAAATGGACCTACCAAAGCGGTCAGGCTTTTACTCCAATTCTGGGGTATTTTCTTGAGGATCTAGACTACGGAGTTTCTGGTGCGGGCACCATTAATTTTAAGACGATTCCTGGCACGAGGAATTCTGGCCGGTATCCACCCTTCCATCGGCTAGATTTTTCCATGGTTCGTCATATTCAAACGAATAAATTTGAAAAGTTGGATTTTTACTTTCAGATAATTAACGCTTACGACAGACAAAACATTTTTCGTTACGCTTACACTTCTGGTAGTGCTTTCAACGGTTTGGATGATGACGGCGACTGGGATGTGGAAAGTCATGATACGAACAAGAATGGCAAACCCGATCCCGGTGAACCCAATGTGGATGAACCTGATGAGGGTAAAGTGATACGGAATGATATTTCTGTTTTCCCTCTAATTCTAAC